The DNA segment GCTGATCTCGCCGATCGGATCGGCCAGCGCGGCAACTTGCCGCAAACCTTCGACCATCGTCTTCAGCGCTTTGTCCGACAGCGTCAAGCGGTCGATGAACGCCGCGTCGTGCCCTTTCTCGCGTGCTTTGGCGACATCGCGCGCATTGGCCTCCTTCAGCGTGGCGGCGTCGCGCTCGATCGCCCCGGCGACGGCGGCCAGCGCCGCATTTTTTGCCGCCGTCGACGCCCGTGCCATCGCCCGCGATGCTTGGCGGGCGCGTCGGCCGAGGTCGGTCATGTACTGGTCGATATCCATGGTGATTCTCGTGGTGCCGCGCACGGTCGAGTGCGGCGGACAGACAGAATAAACAAACGTGAACGATTGTAAGGCGGGCAAAGAGGCTTTGCTTGCTTGCGGCGACGGCCACCGCCAACGGCGCGGAATAGATGCGAGCCAGCGGCCGTTCAGCCAGGCCTGCGCACCGACGACGCCGACGGCGCCGATGCGGCCGGCGTGCCCGCCCGAGGTCGCGACGGCGACGGCGACGGCGCAGCGGCCGTTTTCGGCGCCGCGACCGTCATAGCCAGCTCGAACAGGCCGTCCCAGGGATCGGGCGGTGGATCATGGCGATGATTACCCGGCGTGCCGCCCGACAATCCCTTCACCTGCCGGTCGAGCCGCGCCGCCAGTGCAAGCGCCTTTTCCAGCCCGCTTTCCGTGACACGCGAAAGCGCCGGTCCGATCAGCCGTTCACGCGGACCCCACACGCGGTTCTCGCGCACCAGCACCGCGAGCGGCTTGCCTGCGGCGACGCCGCGCTTGATCCGCAACAGCGTGCGCACTTCTTCGACGACTGCCCACAGCACCAGCACGGCCGCCTCGCCTTCGCCGCGCAAGCCGTCGAGCATGCGCGACAGACGGCCGACATCGCCGGCCAGCATCGCTTCGTTCAACTTGAAAACGTCGTAACGGGCGACGTTGAGCACCGCGTCGTGAATCTGTTCAAAGCTGAGCGAGCCCGCCGGATACAGCAGCCCGAGCTTCTGGATTTCCTGATGCGCTGCGAGCAGATTGCCTTCCACACGCTCGGCGATAAACGCCAGCGCGCGCCGGCCTTCGTCGCCGGCTGCCACGCGCTGATTCTGCGCGGCGAGCCGCTGGCCTACCCAATTCGGCAACTGCGCGCGCTCGACCGGCTCGATCTTCAACGCAACCCCCGCGTCGGACAATGCCGAAAACCACGCCGACTTCTGCGTGGCTGCGTCGAGGCGCGGCAGCGTGATCATTGTGAGCACGTCGTCGTTGACGGCCGACGCGAGCGCTTTCAGCGCTTCCGCGCCTTCCTTGCCGGGCTTGCCCGACGGAATGCGCAATTCGACCAGTTGACGGTCACCGAATAGCGACATCGACTGGCTCGCACCGAGCAGCGAACTCCAGTCGAAACTGCGCTCGACCGTGAACACCGATCGGTCGGTGAAGCCAGCCGCGCGCGCCGCCGCACGGATGCGGTCGCTCGCTTCCTGCGCGAGCAGATGCTCGTCGCCGTACACGACGTACAGGCCAGCGAGACCTTTGGCGAGATGCGCTTCGAGCGCGTCAAGTCGCAGTTGCATGGCTACCGATCGGTGAAGTGGAGCACGGGTTCACAGCGGCGGCGGCGGCAACGGCCCACCCGGCGCAACCGCCGGCGCGCCCTGACCCGGCGCCGGATGCAACGACTTCACGATGGAAAGACGCCGCGTGAGCTGGTCGATCGCATCGTTTTCCATGTCGGCGAACAGAATGTCCGACTCTGCCACCTTCGCCTGCGAGTACTGATCGCTGTACGTCATTGCGCGGTTCAGCGCGATCACGCTCGGCGGAATCAGCACGGTGCCGTCCTTGCCGACCAGCGAGTAGTTCATGGTGAGATTCAGCTGATACTCTTCGACCACGCCAAGGGTATTCAGCGTCAGCGTACCGATGCCGCGCGCCTCGGAAATCTGCAAGGTCGCGTCGGCGTTCGCCACCGTGTTGACCACCACGGTATCGCTGCCGCCTTGCACCATGCGCGTGAGCCGCGCGCCCGCCGCCTGGGAGCCGCCGGCGATATACAGGCGTTTGAATGCATAGTCCTGCTGGCCGCGCAGCTGGAAGCCGCACGCGCTGAGCATCGACACGCTGCATGCGAGCGTCAAAAACAATCTGCGAGTCACATGGGCTCCTGGTTCGCAGTGGATTCCGTATGGAGGACAGCGGCCGCCG comes from the Paraburkholderia sp. PREW-6R genome and includes:
- the holA gene encoding DNA polymerase III subunit delta; the encoded protein is MQLRLDALEAHLAKGLAGLYVVYGDEHLLAQEASDRIRAAARAAGFTDRSVFTVERSFDWSSLLGASQSMSLFGDRQLVELRIPSGKPGKEGAEALKALASAVNDDVLTMITLPRLDAATQKSAWFSALSDAGVALKIEPVERAQLPNWVGQRLAAQNQRVAAGDEGRRALAFIAERVEGNLLAAHQEIQKLGLLYPAGSLSFEQIHDAVLNVARYDVFKLNEAMLAGDVGRLSRMLDGLRGEGEAAVLVLWAVVEEVRTLLRIKRGVAAGKPLAVLVRENRVWGPRERLIGPALSRVTESGLEKALALAARLDRQVKGLSGGTPGNHRHDPPPDPWDGLFELAMTVAAPKTAAAPSPSPSRPRAGTPAASAPSASSVRRPG
- the lptE gene encoding LPS assembly lipoprotein LptE; protein product: MTRRLFLTLACSVSMLSACGFQLRGQQDYAFKRLYIAGGSQAAGARLTRMVQGGSDTVVVNTVANADATLQISEARGIGTLTLNTLGVVEEYQLNLTMNYSLVGKDGTVLIPPSVIALNRAMTYSDQYSQAKVAESDILFADMENDAIDQLTRRLSIVKSLHPAPGQGAPAVAPGGPLPPPPL